The Sulfolobales archaeon genome has a segment encoding these proteins:
- a CDS encoding alpha-ketoacid dehydrogenase subunit beta, with amino-acid sequence MPVMNMVQALNLALREEMRRDPRVIVLGEDVGKRGGVFLVTEGLLEEFGEKRVIDTPLTEMGIVGIAIGLAMYGFKPVAEIQFIDFVYEAFDQIVSEAAKMRAKTGGMFTAPIVIRAPCCGGVKGAMHHSQSPEAYFIHTAGLITMMPSRPYDAKGMLKAAIRSEDPVIFLEPKSIYRTIREEVPEEDYIIPIGKGRVVREGSDVTIVTYGAMVHVSVEAAELAEKKHRWSVEVIDLRTLFPFDKDLILKSLEKTGRLIIVHEAPRTLGLGAEIAAYIAENAIDLLRGPVIRVTGYDAPFPLVHEKLYMPNIARIYLAIEKVMRY; translated from the coding sequence ATGCCAGTTATGAACATGGTTCAGGCTCTTAACCTAGCACTTAGGGAGGAGATGAGAAGAGATCCAAGGGTAATAGTTCTGGGAGAAGATGTGGGTAAGAGGGGAGGGGTTTTCCTAGTAACAGAGGGGTTGCTAGAGGAGTTCGGCGAGAAAAGGGTTATCGACACACCTCTAACGGAGATGGGTATTGTGGGGATAGCTATTGGCCTGGCTATGTATGGGTTCAAACCTGTTGCTGAGATCCAGTTTATAGACTTTGTATATGAAGCCTTCGACCAGATTGTATCTGAAGCAGCGAAAATGAGGGCAAAAACAGGGGGTATGTTCACAGCACCGATAGTAATTAGAGCGCCCTGCTGTGGTGGTGTTAAGGGAGCTATGCATCATAGCCAGAGTCCTGAGGCTTATTTCATACACACAGCTGGCTTGATAACTATGATGCCATCTAGGCCTTACGATGCTAAGGGTATGCTAAAGGCCGCCATAAGATCCGAGGATCCCGTGATCTTTCTCGAGCCAAAGTCCATCTATAGAACTATAAGGGAGGAGGTTCCTGAGGAAGACTATATAATACCAATTGGAAAGGGCAGGGTTGTTAGAGAGGGTAGTGATGTAACTATAGTTACATATGGTGCGATGGTCCATGTATCGGTTGAGGCTGCAGAGCTTGCTGAGAAGAAGCATAGGTGGAGCGTTGAGGTAATAGATCTGAGAACACTTTTCCCCTTCGACAAAGACTTGATCCTTAAGAGCCTTGAGAAGACAGGAAGGCTAATAATTGTTCACGAAGCACCTAGAACCCTCGGCCTCGGAGCTGAGATAGCTGCTTATATCGCTGAAAACGCTATAGATCTTCTCAGAGGCCCTGTGATAAGGGTTACAGGCTATGATGCACCGTTCCCCTTAGTGCATGAGAAGCTATATATGCCCAACATAGCCAGGATATATTTAGCTATTGAAAAGGTAATGAGATATTAG
- the topA gene encoding DNA topoisomerase I: protein MIIKRWGNISKMKRMKFSSLVEEELRRSFKNLEPPDLNMVEAGLARHEMDWIWGINVSRAIMRLFKKIFSEHRILSAGRVQTPTLFEVVRNTIERSTFVPRPLYNVNIYVHLAGRDYKLEQGEDPFERRSKAEAYAERIREAGYVIVTNVDKRLISYQPPHPYNLGDIQRDAYSIYKISPAKTLQILEDLYLDSLISYPRTNSQKLPLTIDHRDIIRRIASMPRYSFAALKLLKKDRLVPNNGPMEDPAHPAIYPTGEVPGRLSDMHSKIYDLIVRRYLATFMDPLIVESTKVEIDALGRRYYLQGSKIYSRGWLDIYPFYNIGEKEIPQIRIRDRLRISKVKIAITYTRPEPPYNKASLLKWMEDQGIGTEATRAEIIETLYKRGYIKGSEATRLGLMVYSAIEKYFGDLSKVELTRHFEEMLEKIRRGELKREHVIQETKAVVGDAIKRFLESIEKLNPSEIKLLGTGLGGCPICSDPSDSDSKYRFCRIHEIAYKRLIEAYNSWRENDISWGEYLEKISKLKITGSRVKEVIAYLGKIGKTTPDLQLN from the coding sequence ATGATAATAAAGAGATGGGGCAATATATCTAAGATGAAGAGGATGAAATTCTCATCCCTAGTAGAGGAGGAGCTTAGAAGAAGTTTCAAAAATCTCGAACCCCCAGATCTAAATATGGTTGAGGCTGGGCTTGCAAGGCATGAGATGGACTGGATATGGGGTATAAATGTTTCTAGGGCTATAATGAGGCTTTTTAAAAAGATCTTCTCCGAGCATAGGATCTTAAGTGCTGGTAGGGTTCAGACACCGACGCTCTTCGAGGTTGTGAGAAACACTATAGAGAGATCCACATTTGTGCCCAGACCTCTCTATAATGTAAATATATATGTCCACCTAGCTGGCAGAGATTATAAGCTGGAACAAGGAGAAGATCCCTTCGAGAGGAGATCTAAAGCAGAGGCATATGCAGAGAGGATTAGAGAAGCTGGATATGTTATAGTTACTAATGTTGATAAAAGGTTGATATCCTATCAACCACCACATCCATATAACCTCGGCGATATACAGAGAGATGCATATTCAATATATAAGATATCTCCAGCTAAAACCCTCCAAATACTAGAGGATCTATATCTGGATTCCCTCATAAGCTATCCACGAACCAATAGTCAGAAGCTGCCCCTAACCATAGATCATAGGGATATTATAAGGAGAATCGCTAGTATGCCTAGATATAGTTTCGCAGCTCTAAAACTACTGAAAAAGGATCGGCTAGTTCCTAATAATGGCCCAATGGAAGACCCTGCTCACCCTGCTATCTACCCCACTGGAGAGGTGCCTGGAAGGCTTAGCGATATGCATAGTAAGATATATGATTTAATCGTTAGAAGATACTTAGCAACGTTTATGGATCCCTTAATAGTAGAATCTACAAAGGTTGAAATAGATGCGTTGGGGAGGAGATATTATTTACAAGGTAGTAAGATCTATTCGAGGGGCTGGCTCGATATATATCCATTCTATAATATAGGGGAAAAGGAGATCCCGCAGATCAGGATTAGAGATAGGCTAAGGATATCGAAGGTAAAGATAGCTATAACATATACAAGGCCAGAGCCACCATATAATAAGGCATCGCTTCTAAAGTGGATGGAGGATCAGGGGATAGGTACAGAGGCTACTAGAGCCGAGATCATAGAGACACTATATAAGAGAGGCTATATTAAAGGTTCAGAAGCTACTAGACTTGGATTAATGGTTTACTCAGCTATTGAGAAATACTTTGGTGATCTCTCTAAAGTAGAGCTGACAAGGCATTTTGAGGAGATGTTAGAGAAGATCAGAAGGGGGGAGCTTAAAAGGGAGCATGTTATTCAGGAGACCAAGGCAGTGGTTGGAGATGCTATAAAGAGGTTCCTTGAAAGCATAGAGAAACTGAATCCTAGTGAGATAAAGCTTCTTGGGACAGGCCTTGGGGGATGCCCGATATGTAGTGATCCTTCGGACTCTGATAGCAAGTATAGATTCTGTAGGATACATGAAATAGCATATAAAAGGCTTATAGAGGCCTACAACAGTTGGAGAGAGAACGACATTAGCTGGGGAGAATATCTCGAGAAGATCTCGAAGCTAAAGATTACGGGATCTAGGGTTAAAGAGGTAATAGCTTATCTTGGGAAAATCGGTAAAACGACTCCAGATCTTCAGCTTAACTGA
- the pdhA gene encoding pyruvate dehydrogenase (acetyl-transferring) E1 component subunit alpha has protein sequence MYQNPFEIRYSLEDVIEKLRLERAIGLYRIIDPDGNVVAEREPDIPRDLLLNMYTSMIRTRILDGWLLKLQRMGKVALHAPNIGEEAVSVGATLALDKDDWIFPYYRNIGVFIARGVSEEEILDRNIANIADPFKGKEFTIFGSRKHRIAPSTVPVGNQIPHAVGFALGAYIAGEKIAVLTIFGDGATSRGGFHVGLNFAGIYRLPVIFVIQNNQWAISVPAKKQTGSITFAVKGVAYNIPGIRVDGNDVLAVYTASKEAAKRARNGEGPTLIEAVTYRMGPHTTADDPTRYRSPEEVKAMQKYDPIARFEKYLINRGYLSEQELKEIYNEWNTKIEEIVKKCISKPPLSVEVIFEDVYSQRFWNLEEQLEEYRESLEVMKKLGIEVE, from the coding sequence TTGTACCAGAATCCATTTGAGATAAGATATAGTTTAGAAGATGTTATAGAGAAGTTGAGGCTTGAAAGAGCTATTGGCCTCTATAGGATCATCGATCCTGATGGAAATGTTGTTGCAGAGAGAGAGCCTGATATTCCGAGGGATCTTTTACTAAATATGTATACATCAATGATAAGGACTAGAATACTTGATGGATGGCTTTTAAAGCTACAGAGGATGGGCAAGGTTGCACTACACGCTCCAAATATAGGTGAGGAGGCTGTAAGTGTTGGTGCGACCCTGGCTTTAGATAAGGATGACTGGATCTTCCCCTACTATAGAAATATCGGTGTCTTCATAGCCAGGGGGGTTAGTGAGGAGGAGATCTTAGATAGAAATATAGCTAATATAGCAGATCCTTTTAAGGGAAAGGAGTTCACCATATTTGGTTCTAGGAAGCATAGGATAGCACCATCTACGGTGCCTGTTGGAAATCAGATCCCACATGCTGTAGGCTTTGCCTTAGGAGCATACATAGCTGGTGAGAAGATAGCCGTCCTAACGATCTTCGGTGATGGAGCTACATCCAGAGGTGGTTTCCATGTAGGGCTCAACTTCGCAGGAATATATAGGCTACCCGTTATATTTGTTATACAGAATAATCAGTGGGCAATATCTGTTCCTGCAAAAAAACAAACAGGATCTATCACCTTCGCTGTTAAAGGCGTGGCATATAATATACCAGGTATAAGAGTGGATGGGAATGATGTATTAGCTGTTTATACAGCTTCAAAGGAGGCTGCCAAAAGAGCTAGGAATGGCGAGGGGCCAACATTGATTGAGGCCGTTACATATAGAATGGGTCCGCACACAACAGCTGATGATCCCACGAGATATAGGTCTCCCGAGGAGGTTAAGGCAATGCAGAAATATGATCCTATAGCTAGGTTTGAGAAATATCTTATAAACAGGGGATATCTATCGGAGCAGGAGCTAAAGGAGATCTATAATGAGTGGAATACAAAGATCGAGGAGATTGTTAAGAAATGCATCTCCAAACCCCCACTCAGTGTAGAGGTGATCTTCGAGGATGTATATTCACAGAGATTCTGGAACCTCGAGGAGCAATTGGAGGAATATAGGGAGTCGCTAGAGGTTATGAAGAAGCTGGGGATCGAGGTGGAGTAG